In a single window of the Carnobacterium gallinarum DSM 4847 genome:
- a CDS encoding CCA tRNA nucleotidyltransferase, giving the protein MQLVPEFITALPVLKKIEEAGFEAYFVGGSVRDLILQKPISDVDIATSAFPAEIKAIFPKTIDVGIDHGTVMALWQKESYEITTFRTESTYQDYRRPDEVVFVRSLKEDLKRRDFTVNALAMDADGKIIDYFDGLQDIQNRVLKAVGSPTERFHEDALRMMRGVRFVSQLDFELETTTEEAILEHHALLEKIAVERVQVEFIKLLLGRGRSRGLEKMIQTELYLYCPGLRHSGEGLYRFASLEGQLVDRLTAWTLLVYFIQLENENIDSFMRQWKCSKKEIQEVQLAKSALDERLFGTWTVDCLYRTGIEIAVTVETIVGMLTEKNDVSRLKAMFQQLPIKHKKELDITGNELIAALDCPPGIWLGALLTKIEGAVLHGELKNDKQTILSWARSQKK; this is encoded by the coding sequence ATGCAATTAGTTCCAGAATTTATAACGGCTTTGCCTGTGTTGAAGAAAATTGAGGAAGCTGGATTTGAAGCTTATTTTGTTGGTGGCAGTGTCCGTGATTTGATTTTACAAAAGCCGATTTCAGATGTGGATATTGCAACCAGCGCTTTTCCTGCTGAGATTAAAGCCATTTTTCCAAAAACGATTGATGTTGGAATTGACCATGGTACAGTGATGGCTTTATGGCAAAAGGAAAGCTACGAAATCACAACCTTCCGAACAGAATCGACATACCAAGACTATCGTCGTCCTGATGAAGTTGTTTTTGTTCGTTCTTTGAAAGAAGATTTGAAGCGTCGTGATTTTACTGTGAATGCACTTGCAATGGATGCCGATGGAAAAATTATTGATTATTTTGATGGTCTTCAAGATATTCAAAATCGAGTGCTTAAGGCAGTTGGATCGCCGACAGAACGTTTTCATGAAGATGCATTGAGAATGATGCGTGGTGTGCGTTTTGTAAGTCAACTTGATTTTGAACTAGAAACTACAACGGAAGAGGCTATTTTAGAGCATCATGCTTTATTAGAAAAAATCGCAGTAGAGCGGGTTCAAGTTGAATTTATAAAACTATTATTGGGTCGAGGACGCAGTCGTGGTTTAGAAAAAATGATTCAAACGGAACTTTATTTGTATTGTCCGGGATTGCGTCATTCAGGTGAAGGCCTCTATCGTTTTGCTAGTCTAGAGGGGCAATTGGTAGACCGTTTAACTGCTTGGACATTGTTGGTTTATTTTATTCAGTTAGAGAATGAAAACATTGACTCTTTTATGCGTCAATGGAAATGTTCAAAAAAAGAAATTCAAGAAGTTCAATTAGCAAAAAGTGCTTTAGATGAGCGTTTATTTGGAACCTGGACAGTTGATTGTTTATATCGAACGGGTATTGAGATTGCTGTGACGGTTGAGACGATAGTTGGCATGTTGACGGAGAAGAATGATGTAAGCCGTCTTAAAGCGATGTTTCAGCAATTACCTATCAAACATAAAAAAGAATTGGATATCACGGGAAATGAGCTGATTGCTGCGTTGGATTGTCCGCCTGGTATTTGGTTAGGAGCGTTATTGACAAAAATTGAAGGAGCCGTTCTTCATGGTGAATTAAAAAACGATAAACAAACTATTTTATCTTGGGCTAGAAGTCAGAAGAAATAA
- the dinG gene encoding ATP-dependent DNA helicase DinG, whose translation MEKVKTYAVVDIETTGGNVENGDKIIQFGCVLLEDGKIVQQFATDINPGVRIPKQIEYLTGISTKQVANAPYFEDVATTIYNLLADCVFIAHNIQFDYQFLDGELQNCGLPPLKLKGMDTVELAQILVPTAASFRLTDLATQFEFKHENPHQADSDAYVTAQLFLLLNEKAKKLPLVTLEKILELAQHCSMDTVDFFVDCLAELRLDLPKLSESIMIKNGLAIQQKAVEIESRNHREVHKYPVSQEAKANLFKNKLKLRTAQIDMMDALHAYLSQAEERELNQHMAIEAATGVGKTLGYLIPLAYHGTPEKPIMVSTYTTLLQKQLLEKDIAQLSQILPFQLSATIIKSKSHYLHLAKYEAELKKETVHKNDALVKMRLLVWLTMTKTGDLDELNLSNYNQPIWQRIRHRGWLASSIDDPWLAEDFYLFAKKQAQHASIIITNHAFLCHDLQRELPELPLTDTLIIDEAHHLADVATSSSSEVFNYYGLLQAFRTLGKLDIENSYLQRLDQLQDQLKIGRKYQLASLEMSVWSLEEQLSDFIESLLAYCGQQLAGEQIPQEQVELLVNHEIVWPLEVKKAIKQIGALFTEIIFISEELLASCLKAKEQLIFDELYFLDSYNQLLTTLKKNYLVFQTVFQENNENSVNWFAYNQKSAKNSFKIRRSRLDSGEFLREHLVKKVGKIIYTGATLEIKQSFDYFANQIGESQLETMILPSPYDYGKQARLYLPKEMKPIKSLSKKQYIQAIVDNFAALATDNNENMLVLFNSLETLKEVYYYLQKQALFSEREILAQGISGSRERILKRFFHATGGILLGADSFWEGVDLPGKALRMIVITRLPFDSPEQPYTKANYQQIAEKGQNPFTVATLPKATLRLRQGLGRLIRSEEDKGVMLILDDRLFKTNYGLQMLKALPENLPKEELPLAEIVEKAKEFLR comes from the coding sequence GTGGAAAAAGTAAAAACATACGCCGTTGTTGATATTGAAACGACGGGTGGAAATGTTGAAAATGGCGATAAAATTATTCAATTTGGCTGTGTGTTACTTGAAGATGGAAAAATTGTACAACAATTTGCTACGGATATCAATCCTGGTGTTCGGATACCAAAGCAAATTGAATATTTGACTGGAATTAGCACAAAGCAAGTAGCAAATGCACCATACTTTGAAGATGTAGCAACGACGATTTACAATCTTTTAGCAGACTGTGTTTTTATTGCACATAATATTCAGTTTGATTATCAATTTTTAGATGGAGAATTGCAAAATTGTGGGTTGCCCCCTTTGAAGCTTAAAGGGATGGATACGGTAGAATTAGCTCAGATATTAGTGCCGACAGCTGCAAGTTTTCGTTTGACTGATTTAGCTACTCAATTTGAGTTTAAGCACGAAAATCCTCATCAAGCTGATAGTGATGCATATGTTACTGCACAATTGTTTCTTTTATTAAATGAAAAAGCTAAAAAATTACCCTTAGTAACTTTGGAGAAGATTTTAGAGTTGGCACAACATTGCTCAATGGATACCGTTGATTTTTTTGTGGATTGTTTAGCTGAATTACGTTTAGATTTACCAAAATTATCAGAATCAATTATGATAAAAAATGGGTTAGCCATTCAACAGAAAGCTGTTGAAATAGAAAGCCGCAATCATCGAGAAGTTCATAAATATCCAGTTAGTCAGGAAGCAAAGGCTAATTTGTTTAAAAATAAGCTGAAATTAAGAACTGCTCAGATTGATATGATGGATGCGTTACATGCTTATTTGAGTCAAGCTGAAGAGAGAGAACTGAATCAGCATATGGCCATCGAGGCGGCAACGGGTGTCGGGAAAACATTGGGGTATTTGATTCCTTTAGCGTATCATGGGACTCCTGAAAAACCCATTATGGTAAGCACCTATACAACTTTATTGCAAAAGCAATTATTAGAAAAAGATATCGCACAATTAAGTCAGATATTACCTTTTCAATTATCAGCGACGATTATAAAAAGTAAAAGTCACTATCTTCATTTAGCAAAATATGAGGCAGAATTAAAAAAAGAAACGGTTCATAAAAATGATGCTCTTGTTAAAATGCGTTTATTAGTCTGGCTGACAATGACGAAAACGGGAGATTTAGATGAGTTAAACTTATCTAATTACAATCAACCCATCTGGCAAAGAATCCGTCATCGTGGGTGGTTGGCAAGTTCGATAGATGATCCTTGGCTAGCAGAAGATTTTTATTTATTTGCTAAAAAACAAGCACAACATGCTAGTATTATTATTACCAACCATGCTTTTTTATGTCATGATTTACAACGTGAGTTACCTGAATTGCCTCTAACTGATACTTTAATTATTGACGAGGCCCATCATTTAGCAGATGTTGCGACAAGTTCTTCTAGTGAAGTTTTTAATTACTATGGTCTTTTACAGGCCTTCCGAACATTAGGGAAATTAGATATAGAAAACTCTTATTTACAACGCTTGGATCAATTACAAGATCAACTAAAGATTGGCAGAAAGTATCAATTGGCAAGTTTGGAAATGAGTGTTTGGTCTCTTGAAGAGCAGCTATCTGATTTTATTGAAAGTTTACTCGCTTATTGTGGGCAACAATTAGCCGGAGAGCAAATACCGCAAGAGCAGGTTGAGTTACTAGTGAATCATGAAATCGTTTGGCCGTTGGAAGTAAAAAAAGCAATTAAACAAATCGGTGCTTTATTTACTGAAATTATTTTTATTAGTGAGGAATTACTGGCTAGTTGTTTAAAAGCGAAAGAACAATTAATCTTTGATGAGCTTTATTTTTTAGATAGCTATAACCAATTGTTAACGACTTTAAAGAAGAATTATCTTGTTTTTCAAACCGTCTTTCAAGAAAATAATGAGAATAGTGTAAATTGGTTTGCGTATAATCAAAAAAGTGCCAAAAATAGTTTTAAAATTAGACGTTCTCGTTTAGATAGTGGAGAATTTCTGCGGGAGCATCTTGTTAAAAAAGTCGGCAAAATTATTTATACTGGAGCCACTTTAGAGATCAAGCAAAGCTTTGATTATTTTGCTAATCAAATCGGAGAGAGTCAGCTGGAAACGATGATTTTACCATCACCTTATGATTATGGTAAACAGGCACGTTTGTATTTGCCAAAAGAGATGAAGCCAATTAAAAGCTTATCTAAAAAACAATATATTCAGGCGATTGTTGATAATTTTGCTGCATTAGCTACAGATAATAATGAGAATATGTTGGTTTTATTTAATTCATTAGAAACATTAAAGGAAGTTTACTATTATTTGCAAAAGCAAGCTTTATTTAGTGAACGGGAAATTCTTGCACAGGGGATTTCAGGAAGTCGAGAAAGAATTTTAAAACGTTTCTTTCATGCTACAGGTGGAATTTTACTAGGGGCTGATAGTTTCTGGGAAGGGGTCGATTTGCCAGGGAAAGCGTTGCGGATGATAGTTATTACGCGTCTGCCATTTGATTCTCCAGAGCAGCCATATACAAAAGCGAATTATCAGCAAATTGCTGAAAAAGGTCAAAATCCATTTACTGTGGCAACCTTGCCTAAAGCAACTTTACGATTACGTCAAGGTTTAGGTCGATTGATTCGATCTGAAGAAGATAAAGGCGTGATGTTAATTCTAGATGATCGTTTATTCAAAACGAACTACGGATTACAGATGTTAAAAGCCTTGCCAGAAAATCTACCAAAAGAAGAATTGCCGTTAGCTGAAATTGTTGAAAAAGCTAAGGAGTTCTTACGCTAA
- the argB gene encoding acetylglutamate kinase: MGNVIVIKLGGTSCEALEPHFFNEINKLQKAGKKIIIVHGGGQSITKWMEKLEIQVEIENGLRMTNEAALAITKMVLIGEVQPHLLQQFAEHQVKAIGLNAAMNHLLVARQIQEGKLGFVGEIQKVNTEILVDSLQQGYLPIVAPLGLDEAGQWLNINADETASKIAEAMEAEELILMTEVLGVKEEGNVLKSLNATELVAFIESGVVSGGMIPKLKCAQYALKKGVKQVRVTLRLDYLGTKMVQEGSL, encoded by the coding sequence GTGGGAAATGTTATTGTAATTAAGCTTGGGGGAACATCCTGTGAAGCGTTGGAACCACATTTTTTTAACGAAATTAATAAACTGCAAAAGGCTGGTAAAAAAATTATCATTGTCCATGGTGGCGGTCAATCTATCACAAAATGGATGGAAAAATTAGAGATTCAAGTAGAGATTGAAAATGGTCTACGAATGACGAATGAAGCTGCTCTAGCTATTACGAAAATGGTTTTAATTGGTGAAGTTCAGCCACATTTGTTGCAGCAATTTGCAGAGCATCAGGTTAAAGCAATAGGGTTGAATGCAGCAATGAATCATCTTTTGGTTGCAAGGCAGATTCAAGAAGGAAAACTGGGTTTTGTTGGAGAGATTCAAAAGGTGAATACAGAGATATTGGTGGATAGTTTACAGCAAGGGTATCTTCCAATTGTTGCTCCACTTGGTTTGGATGAAGCTGGACAGTGGCTTAATATTAATGCGGATGAAACAGCGAGCAAAATTGCCGAAGCGATGGAAGCAGAAGAGTTAATTTTAATGACTGAAGTTCTTGGGGTTAAAGAAGAAGGAAATGTTTTAAAGAGTTTAAATGCGACTGAACTTGTTGCATTTATTGAGAGTGGTGTTGTTTCAGGGGGAATGATTCCTAAGTTGAAATGTGCACAATATGCCTTGAAAAAAGGCGTTAAGCAAGTTCGGGTTACGTTAAGATTAGACTATTTAGGAACAAAGATGGTTCAGGAGGGAAGCTTATGA
- the argJ gene encoding bifunctional glutamate N-acetyltransferase/amino-acid acetyltransferase ArgJ — translation MRFITGTIASPKGFFATGVHGKLKYKRKDIGLIYSEVPAVAAAVYTTNQFQAAPIIVTKDSLNQSKTLQAVIVNSGNANACNGENGLKDAYTMRQLTAAKLGIDARAVAVASTGIIGEPLPMEKIINGIKELDFQKGVPLDFHESILTTDTCEKQITVELILNQHPVIISGVAKGSGMIHPNMATMLAFITTDVAISSKLLDQLLRQSVNQTFNQITVDGDTSTNDTVLVMANGLAGNSEISEENEDYQILKQAFEIVCEHLAKKIAQDGEGATKLIEVTVDSAKNIEEARMIAKTIVSSSLVKTAMFGEDPNWGRIICATGYSQGSLDPANIRIEIGSILILKNTKKVVFEEAALKEYLENDVIRITVDVGVGTETGVAWGCDLSYDYVKINACYHT, via the coding sequence ATGAGATTTATTACTGGTACAATTGCATCACCTAAAGGTTTTTTTGCAACAGGAGTCCACGGGAAATTAAAATATAAACGTAAAGATATCGGCTTGATTTATTCAGAAGTTCCAGCAGTAGCGGCAGCAGTCTATACAACTAATCAATTTCAAGCTGCTCCGATTATCGTAACCAAAGATAGTTTGAATCAAAGCAAGACGTTACAGGCTGTTATTGTAAATAGTGGCAATGCAAATGCATGTAATGGTGAAAATGGTTTAAAAGATGCGTATACAATGCGTCAATTAACAGCAGCTAAATTAGGCATCGATGCAAGAGCAGTTGCGGTTGCTTCGACGGGAATTATTGGGGAACCTTTGCCAATGGAAAAAATTATTAATGGTATCAAAGAATTAGATTTTCAAAAAGGAGTACCCTTAGATTTCCACGAAAGTATCTTGACAACGGACACCTGTGAAAAACAAATTACAGTGGAACTTATTTTAAATCAGCATCCTGTAATCATATCAGGAGTTGCGAAAGGCTCTGGAATGATTCATCCTAATATGGCCACTATGTTAGCTTTTATTACAACAGATGTTGCTATTTCTAGTAAATTATTGGATCAGCTCTTACGTCAAAGTGTGAACCAAACCTTTAATCAAATTACAGTGGATGGTGATACTTCAACGAACGATACCGTTTTAGTTATGGCGAATGGTTTGGCCGGGAATTCAGAAATAAGTGAAGAAAATGAGGACTACCAAATTTTAAAGCAAGCATTTGAAATTGTTTGTGAACATCTGGCGAAAAAAATTGCTCAAGATGGTGAAGGAGCAACAAAATTAATTGAAGTCACAGTAGATTCTGCTAAAAATATTGAAGAAGCTAGGATGATTGCTAAAACGATTGTTTCATCAAGTCTTGTGAAAACAGCCATGTTTGGTGAAGATCCTAATTGGGGTAGAATTATTTGTGCAACTGGGTATAGTCAAGGTTCTTTAGATCCAGCAAATATTAGGATTGAAATAGGATCAATTTTAATTTTAAAAAATACGAAGAAGGTTGTTTTTGAGGAAGCTGCATTAAAAGAATATTTAGAAAATGATGTGATACGAATTACAGTTGATGTTGGTGTAGGGACAGAAACAGGTGTTGCGTGGGGATGCGATTTAAGTTATGACTATGTAAAGATCAATGCTTGTTATCATACGTAG
- the argF gene encoding ornithine carbamoyltransferase: MKQIKIDTLTLLEWSSIDLEEMIQLAIKIKDNPKDYRYALDGKILGMIFDKASTRTRVSFEAGMLQLGGSAIVLFSKDLQIGRGEPIKDTAHVLSEYLDGLMIRTFAHETVEQFAEYASIPIINGLTDLHHPCQALADLLTIYEVKGTFKQVQLTYLGDGNNVCHSLLLASALVGLTIHCATPIGYQVDPVILAKAQEIAKITGATITIYQDPIEAVKNADFIYTDVWTSMGQETENALRLKAFEGAYQVNAKLVAYAKSDYHFLHCLPAHREEEVTSEIIDGPHSLVYQQAGNRLHAQKALLLMSLF; encoded by the coding sequence ATGAAACAGATAAAAATAGATACGTTAACTTTATTAGAATGGAGTTCAATAGATTTAGAGGAAATGATTCAGCTTGCGATTAAAATCAAAGATAATCCTAAAGATTACCGTTATGCTTTAGATGGAAAAATATTAGGCATGATTTTTGATAAAGCTTCAACTAGAACAAGAGTATCTTTTGAGGCTGGTATGTTGCAGCTAGGAGGCTCAGCGATTGTGCTTTTTTCCAAAGATTTGCAAATTGGGCGAGGAGAACCTATTAAAGATACTGCGCATGTCTTATCTGAATATTTAGATGGATTGATGATTCGGACATTTGCCCATGAGACAGTGGAACAATTTGCTGAATATGCCTCAATTCCGATTATTAATGGGTTGACAGATCTTCATCATCCGTGCCAAGCTCTTGCTGATTTATTGACAATTTATGAAGTGAAAGGAACCTTTAAACAAGTTCAATTGACGTATTTAGGAGATGGTAATAATGTCTGTCATTCATTGTTATTAGCAAGTGCTTTAGTTGGTTTAACCATTCATTGTGCCACTCCAATTGGCTATCAGGTGGATCCAGTTATTTTGGCAAAAGCTCAAGAGATAGCAAAAATAACTGGCGCTACTATTACGATTTATCAAGATCCAATAGAAGCTGTAAAAAATGCTGATTTTATTTATACAGATGTTTGGACAAGTATGGGACAGGAAACTGAAAATGCGTTGCGTTTGAAAGCCTTTGAAGGAGCCTATCAGGTGAATGCTAAATTAGTTGCCTATGCGAAATCAGATTATCATTTTTTACATTGTTTGCCTGCACATCGGGAGGAAGAAGTCACAAGTGAGATTATTGATGGTCCTCATTCATTAGTTTATCAACAAGCTGGAAATCGACTTCATGCTCAAAAAGCATTACTATTAATGAGTTTGTTTTAG
- a CDS encoding thioesterase family protein, whose amino-acid sequence MSLKINKTIIVDSQQTAEAFKSGDIPVYASPALMAKSEELAKDLVIPLLKEGETTVGIEFSLNHIRPTEVGAQVDFEVRLVEQNKTILVYDFTVESKGQLIAEGTHKRAIINRQKFMEKLTKK is encoded by the coding sequence ATGAGTTTAAAAATCAATAAAACAATTATTGTCGATTCACAGCAGACAGCAGAAGCCTTTAAATCTGGTGATATACCGGTCTATGCTTCCCCTGCATTGATGGCAAAGTCTGAAGAATTAGCTAAAGACTTGGTTATCCCGCTTTTAAAAGAGGGAGAAACAACCGTGGGAATTGAATTTTCTCTGAATCATATACGACCAACAGAAGTCGGAGCTCAGGTTGATTTTGAAGTTCGATTAGTTGAGCAGAATAAAACAATTTTAGTTTATGACTTTACGGTGGAATCTAAAGGTCAGTTGATTGCTGAAGGAACTCATAAACGTGCAATTATTAATCGCCAAAAATTTATGGAAAAACTGACTAAGAAGTAA
- a CDS encoding nitroreductase family protein, protein MSNNYIEVLKKRRSIYGLGKGVSLNDEAVVSLIKEAVKESPSSFNSQTSRVVVLFNESHDKLWTIAEDALKKIVPEDSFGPTLEKLNSFRAAHGTVLFFEDTDVVKSLQEQFALYADNFPIWSEQATGIAQHSVWTALAQENIGASLQHYNPLIDDAVKAEWDIPASWSLRAQLPFGSIVAPAGEKEYMDDAARFRVFN, encoded by the coding sequence ATGTCAAATAATTATATCGAAGTATTAAAGAAACGTCGTTCAATTTACGGATTAGGTAAAGGAGTTTCTTTAAATGATGAAGCAGTTGTTTCATTAATTAAAGAAGCTGTAAAAGAAAGCCCATCTTCATTTAATTCTCAAACTTCACGTGTTGTAGTATTATTTAACGAATCACATGATAAATTATGGACAATTGCTGAAGATGCTCTTAAAAAAATTGTTCCAGAAGATTCTTTTGGTCCTACTTTAGAAAAGTTAAACTCATTCCGTGCAGCTCACGGTACAGTTTTATTCTTTGAAGATACAGATGTCGTGAAATCTTTACAAGAACAATTTGCATTATATGCTGATAACTTCCCAATCTGGTCTGAACAAGCAACAGGTATTGCACAACATTCTGTATGGACTGCATTAGCTCAAGAAAATATTGGTGCAAGTCTACAACATTACAATCCACTAATTGATGATGCTGTAAAAGCTGAATGGGATATCCCTGCTAGTTGGAGTTTGAGAGCTCAATTGCCATTTGGTTCAATTGTAGCGCCTGCTGGTGAAAAAGAATATATGGACGATGCTGCAAGATTCCGTGTATTTAACTAA
- a CDS encoding acetylornithine transaminase, whose protein sequence is MSSALFPTYARNSLELVRGSGSIVVDAQGKQYLDYTAGIAVCNLGHSHPRLNAILQQQSEAIWHTSNLYENSLQEKVAKQLGGSDYLAFFANSGAEANEAAIKLARKHTGKDKIITCLASFHGRTFATMSATGQRKIHDGFGSLLPTFDYVPFNDFEALVAVADNQTAAIMLELVQGEGGVIPANQDYIAKVADFCNEHQILLIVDEVQTGIGRTGSLFCGEIYGIQPDIITVAKGLGNGFPVGAMLGKKKFASSFGAGSHGSTFGGNKLAMSVANETLKIIQEPNFLNEVKEKATYLQQLLKVELKQKQQVVAIRGLGFLLGIELIDPVAPLIVKLQEKGVLILSAGPNVMRILPPLTTTKEEIQLAVKLISEEIN, encoded by the coding sequence ATGAGTTCAGCACTTTTTCCAACATATGCCAGAAATTCACTTGAATTAGTTCGTGGTTCTGGTTCAATCGTTGTTGATGCCCAAGGTAAACAGTATTTGGACTATACTGCAGGAATTGCTGTTTGTAATTTAGGTCATAGTCATCCTAGATTAAATGCGATTTTACAGCAGCAATCTGAAGCAATCTGGCATACGTCTAATTTATATGAAAATTCTTTACAAGAAAAAGTTGCAAAACAATTGGGTGGGAGCGACTATCTAGCTTTTTTTGCAAATAGTGGAGCTGAAGCCAATGAAGCAGCGATTAAATTAGCCAGAAAACACACTGGTAAAGACAAAATTATTACGTGTTTAGCCTCGTTTCATGGTCGTACTTTTGCTACAATGAGCGCTACTGGCCAACGTAAAATTCATGATGGATTTGGCTCATTATTGCCAACTTTTGACTATGTTCCTTTTAATGATTTTGAGGCATTAGTTGCGGTAGCAGACAATCAAACAGCAGCGATTATGTTGGAATTGGTTCAAGGAGAAGGTGGCGTTATTCCAGCCAATCAAGATTATATCGCTAAAGTAGCAGATTTTTGTAATGAACACCAAATTTTATTGATAGTTGATGAAGTCCAAACGGGAATTGGACGAACAGGTAGTTTATTTTGTGGAGAAATTTACGGCATTCAACCAGATATTATTACAGTAGCTAAAGGATTAGGAAATGGATTTCCAGTGGGGGCGATGTTAGGTAAGAAAAAATTTGCGAGTAGTTTTGGAGCTGGATCCCATGGCTCAACTTTTGGTGGCAATAAGTTAGCGATGTCAGTAGCCAATGAAACACTGAAAATTATTCAAGAACCCAATTTTTTAAATGAAGTGAAAGAAAAAGCAACGTATCTTCAACAACTATTAAAAGTAGAACTAAAGCAAAAACAACAAGTTGTAGCGATTCGTGGACTAGGATTTTTATTAGGAATTGAGTTGATTGACCCCGTTGCACCACTCATTGTGAAACTACAAGAAAAAGGCGTACTGATTCTTTCTGCGGGACCAAATGTAATGCGTATTTTGCCACCATTAACAACAACTAAAGAAGAAATTCAACTGGCCGTAAAATTAATTTCAGAAGAAATCAACTGA
- the argC gene encoding N-acetyl-gamma-glutamyl-phosphate reductase, with protein sequence MKVSIIGATGYSGLELIRLLQSHSKVTIQSLHSYSNYSENIAYLYPHLKDVCELSLESVDIKKICQTSQIVFFATPSGVSKDQAAAFIKAGLIVVDLSGDLRLENHTSYKKWYNFDGASQELLTQAVYGLAEWNDVTNQKLIANPGCYATATLLALAPLLIEDILHLDSIVVDAKSGVSGAGKTPNPSSMYTETNDNLTLYKVNQHQHIPEIMQQLKKWNPSIENIQFSTTLIPVTRGILATIYGKLKSTLTTEEVVDLFQKAYQDKPFVRIQEVGNLPTIKQVVGSNYCDIGISVNPVTNQVLVVATIDNLIKGAAGQAIQNMNQAAGFPLNTGLQFSPLYP encoded by the coding sequence ATGAAGGTTTCTATTATTGGCGCAACAGGATATAGTGGTCTGGAATTAATACGATTGTTACAATCACATTCAAAAGTAACAATTCAATCTTTGCATAGTTATTCTAATTATTCAGAAAATATTGCATATTTATATCCTCATTTGAAAGACGTTTGCGAACTATCATTGGAATCGGTAGATATCAAGAAAATTTGTCAAACAAGCCAGATTGTTTTTTTTGCTACCCCATCAGGTGTTTCAAAAGATCAGGCAGCCGCTTTTATCAAAGCTGGTTTAATAGTGGTGGATTTATCAGGGGATTTACGCTTAGAAAATCATACTTCTTATAAAAAATGGTACAATTTTGACGGTGCTTCGCAAGAGCTATTAACACAAGCCGTTTATGGATTAGCAGAGTGGAATGATGTGACAAATCAAAAACTAATTGCCAATCCAGGTTGTTATGCTACAGCGACTTTATTAGCTTTAGCACCTTTACTTATCGAAGATATTCTTCACTTAGATTCGATTGTTGTAGATGCCAAATCTGGTGTATCAGGAGCTGGTAAAACACCAAATCCTAGTTCTATGTATACAGAAACAAATGATAATTTGACGCTTTATAAGGTTAATCAGCATCAACATATTCCTGAAATCATGCAACAACTAAAAAAATGGAATCCCTCAATTGAAAATATCCAATTTTCAACAACACTGATTCCCGTTACTCGTGGTATCTTAGCAACTATTTATGGCAAATTAAAGTCCACGCTTACCACAGAGGAAGTAGTGGACTTATTTCAGAAAGCGTACCAAGATAAACCCTTTGTTCGTATTCAGGAAGTTGGAAATCTGCCAACAATTAAACAAGTGGTGGGATCTAACTATTGTGACATTGGTATTTCTGTGAATCCAGTCACAAATCAAGTTTTAGTAGTAGCGACAATTGATAACTTAATAAAAGGAGCAGCTGGTCAAGCGATTCAGAATATGAATCAAGCAGCTGGATTTCCTCTTAATACCGGGCTTCAGTTTAGTCCACTTTATCCATAA
- a CDS encoding DUF5590 domain-containing protein has protein sequence MKKGIVLTLTIVMAFIVVGSWYVYYVGHQPMAKAEKEATEIAKQEADLKEVDQFYWYNGVETYFTITGTNQKDEKIIVIIAKKGGKTQVIKQSDTISESDARKLTREAKNPKRILETRIGLEKDIPIWEVVYKEENGRLGYHILKLKDGEYIRDISNI, from the coding sequence ATGAAAAAGGGCATTGTTCTAACCTTAACAATCGTCATGGCCTTTATTGTTGTAGGTTCTTGGTACGTTTATTATGTTGGTCATCAACCGATGGCAAAAGCTGAAAAAGAAGCCACTGAAATTGCAAAACAAGAGGCAGATTTAAAGGAAGTAGATCAGTTTTATTGGTATAATGGTGTGGAAACATATTTTACTATAACCGGAACCAATCAAAAGGATGAGAAAATCATTGTTATTATTGCTAAAAAAGGTGGTAAAACACAAGTGATTAAGCAAAGTGACACGATTTCAGAAAGCGATGCACGCAAACTAACACGTGAAGCTAAAAATCCAAAACGAATTTTAGAAACACGAATTGGACTTGAAAAAGATATTCCAATTTGGGAAGTGGTTTATAAAGAAGAGAATGGTCGTCTGGGGTATCACATTTTGAAACTAAAAGATGGAGAGTATATTCGTGATATTAGTAATATTTAA